GACAATTCAGGCACGGCCATGACTGGTTTCCAGCCCCATCCCGGTATTCCCATTGGCGCGGACGGAAAACCCCTGCCTGCCCTGGATATTCCCGCCATTTGCCGGGCTATGGGCGTGCGGGTGGAAATTGCCGATCCGTTTAAGTTTGACCAGACCCGGCAAACCATAGCTGATTTGGTGGATGATGCCGGCGGCGTCCGGGTGCTGGTACTCCGGCAGGCCTGTGCGCTCAGTCCGACCCGCAAGGGCAAAAAGTTGTGGAAGGTGACGGTGGATCCGGACAAATGCATGGCCGAATCCTGTGGCTGTAACCGGCTCTGCACGCGGATTTTTAAATGCCCCGGCTTGACCTGGGACCCGGAGGAGAAACAAACACGAATTGATGAATTCGTCTGTGTCGGCTGCGGTGTTTGCGCTCAGGTTTGCCCGCACAACGCAATCACGATAGAAAAGGTGGAAAAAGCATGAACAAAATAACATTGAAACATGACCCCTACAATCTGATTATCACCGGTGTCGGCGGCCAGGGAAATGTTCTGGCCAGCCGGATGGTTGGCGATATGCTTTCCCGCCAGGGGTTCGACATCACAATCGGTGAAACCTTTGGTGCCTCCCAGCGCGGCGGGTCGGTGATGAGCCATCTGCGTATATCCAGTAAGGGCAGTCTGTCTCCCCAGATTCCCGTGGGCCGGGCACATATGGTGGTATCCCTCGAACCTGTGGAGGCCCTGCGGGTGATAAAGGAGTATGGCAACCCGGGGGTAAAAGTGATCACCAACATGCGGCCGGTATGCGCCATGGGCGTCATCAGCGGTGAAGAGAATTACCCGTCACCGGAATCCATCATGGCGTGGATCAATAAATACGCGGCAGCCGCCTGGTTCCTCGATACCACCGAAACAGCGATCCGGCTGGGCAATCCCATTTTCGGCAACGTTATGCTGGTCGGCGCCCTGGCCGGAACCGGCGAACTGAACCTGGATCGCGAGACCTTCGAGGCAGTGGTAAAAAGCAGGATGCCCGCTTCCAAGGCACAAGTGAACCTGGACGCCTTTGATGCAGGCGAAAAGCTGATAGAAGCATAAACAACCGCCGGTGTTACCCGTGGAGCGCTATATCATCATTTTGATGGCAAGAAAGGGCTGTTCCGTGCAGTACTGAATCAGGTGCTGCTAATGAGGCGGCCTTCTGGGCAGCTCGTGCAGAAGACCCTGAAACCGCCCTGGCCCAGGCTCAAAGCACCATGGCCGAGATGATTCGCTCTTTGAGTCCCTGAGGCGGGACTGAGGCACGGTGCCTGAACAGACGGAGTTGCAATAATAGGTGGCGTAACACGTTTTACTTTGTTGGCATTTGAGTTTAACAGGTGACTATGTGGTTTTTATCCGTAAAAACAAACATTTGTATTGTTACTCCGTTAAAAAAAAATAAAACTCCTATCCCGGTGAGAAAAATGAACGCATGGACTTATAGATATTGTGGTCTCAGATTCCTAAGAGTTTTTAAAAACTCGATAATTTAAATGATTTCACCAGCAGTGCGGCTTTCTGCATCCGTTGAGTTAAAAGTTGAGCCGTTCAATTGAGTTGAAATCAACGCCCAACCAACATTTTCCATGACGGAATTTGAAAAATGCAATCGTCAGCCTCCTGTTCCATGCGAAGGAAGAGAGGGGCAGGCAGGGTGACCGTCATGATATCGTTTCGGAAACGTCTTCGCATAACATTCCGGCCATCGCTCCCCAGCATGCCAAGCACAGCTTTGGGGGCCGCAGATTCCGCCTCGGCATAGGCAAAAGCGGAGATGCTGCAACAATCTGTACCTTGAGGCGCCCGAAGAGGATCGGTTCCACGCATAACCGACCCTGCAAGCGTTACAAGACCTGAAAACTCAACCGGATTTACTGGAAAAACAACGGCACGGACATTCTCATCAAAAGAGGTGCGGCTCAGGGGTTTAAACAAAACGTACTTGTACTGAATGTCGTACCGGGGAAATTCATGAAGAATCCAC
Above is a window of uncultured Desulfobacter sp. DNA encoding:
- a CDS encoding indolepyruvate oxidoreductase subunit beta encodes the protein MNKITLKHDPYNLIITGVGGQGNVLASRMVGDMLSRQGFDITIGETFGASQRGGSVMSHLRISSKGSLSPQIPVGRAHMVVSLEPVEALRVIKEYGNPGVKVITNMRPVCAMGVISGEENYPSPESIMAWINKYAAAAWFLDTTETAIRLGNPIFGNVMLVGALAGTGELNLDRETFEAVVKSRMPASKAQVNLDAFDAGEKLIEA
- a CDS encoding DUF169 domain-containing protein, which gives rise to MESVIVKNLRPEFEPVAVVWSDTIPTDAFQYKNGKFGCVLYLFAEASTRGRISGGSRESIICTGGRAALGFGTDFDISEEQLDLHAALFSKGLKSANNREAYQAEIEAAPKSWRSMYEYGERRHCSAELAREWILHEFPRYDIQYKYVLFKPLSRTSFDENVRAVVFPVNPVEFSGLVTLAGSVMRGTDPLRAPQGTDCCSISAFAYAEAESAAPKAVLGMLGSDGRNVMRRRFRNDIMTVTLPAPLFLRMEQEADDCIFQIPSWKMLVGR